A stretch of Actinomadura rubteroloni DNA encodes these proteins:
- a CDS encoding RNA polymerase-binding protein RbpA yields MAERALRGTRLGATSYENDRNTDLAPRQEVDYTCGKGHRFTVTLAAEAEVPMTWECRSCGATALRVDGELPQAKKGKPARTHWDMLMERRTVEDLEEVLAERLAILRAGRRKSA; encoded by the coding sequence ATGGCCGAGCGCGCACTTCGCGGCACCCGACTCGGAGCGACGAGCTACGAGAACGATCGCAACACCGACCTGGCCCCGCGCCAGGAGGTGGACTACACCTGCGGCAAGGGCCACCGGTTCACCGTGACGCTCGCCGCCGAGGCCGAGGTGCCCATGACATGGGAATGCCGGAGCTGCGGCGCGACCGCTCTCCGGGTGGACGGGGAACTGCCCCAGGCCAAGAAGGGCAAGCCCGCCCGAACCCACTGGGACATGCTGATGGAACGCCGCACCGTCGAGGACCTGGAGGAAGTCCTCGCCGAGCGCCTGGCGATCCTGCGGGCAGGCCGCCGCAAGAGCGCCTGA
- a CDS encoding FxsA family protein — protein sequence MPSRPVLAAILLLPVAEVLAVAGAAHLIGGWWTFALLLASAALGGWIVRRAGRRAWRALQDAARTGTVPDREVGDAALVMTGGLLLLTPGFVSDVLGALVVLPLTRPLVRRAFLSWASRRAATLPRPAPFGGAFPPGFGPSAPGDAPRGPVVRGEVVRDDPPPDGTNGLPVRP from the coding sequence ATGCCGTCCCGTCCCGTTCTCGCCGCGATCCTGCTGCTCCCGGTCGCCGAGGTCCTCGCCGTCGCCGGCGCGGCCCACCTGATCGGGGGCTGGTGGACGTTCGCGCTGCTGCTGGCCTCCGCCGCGCTCGGCGGCTGGATCGTGCGCCGCGCGGGCCGCCGCGCCTGGCGGGCGCTGCAGGACGCCGCCCGCACCGGCACGGTCCCCGACCGGGAGGTCGGCGACGCCGCCCTGGTCATGACGGGCGGGCTGCTGCTGCTCACGCCGGGGTTCGTCAGCGACGTCCTTGGCGCGCTGGTCGTGCTGCCGTTGACGCGCCCGCTGGTGCGGCGCGCGTTCCTGTCCTGGGCGTCGCGCCGCGCCGCCACCCTTCCGCGCCCCGCGCCGTTCGGCGGCGCGTTCCCGCCCGGCTTCGGCCCGTCCGCCCCCGGAGACGCGCCGCGCGGCCCGGTGGTGCGCGGCGAGGTCGTCCGCGACGACCCGCCCCCGGACGGCACAAACGGCCTCCCCGTCCGCCCCTGA
- a CDS encoding polyprenol monophosphomannose synthase, with product METAAHGTPDLGRVLVIIPTYDERENIESIVGRVRAAVPHVDVLVVDDNSPDGTGDLADALADGDDHVKVLHRTAKDGLGAAYIAGFGWAAEHGYDVMVEMDADGSHQPEELPRLLGALRDADLVIGSRWVPGGKVVNWPRRREVLSRGANVYARLVLSVPVHDATGGFRAFRAATLDKIGLEGVASRGYCFQIDLALRTLRQGLRVVEVPITFHERVHGQSKMSGDVIVEAAWRVARWGVEARAERFRR from the coding sequence ATGGAGACTGCGGCGCACGGGACGCCGGACCTGGGCAGGGTCCTGGTGATCATCCCGACCTACGACGAACGGGAGAACATCGAGTCCATCGTGGGCCGCGTCCGGGCGGCCGTCCCGCACGTCGACGTCCTCGTCGTGGACGACAACAGCCCCGACGGCACCGGTGACCTCGCCGACGCCCTCGCCGACGGCGACGACCACGTGAAGGTCCTGCACCGCACCGCCAAGGACGGCCTGGGCGCCGCCTACATCGCCGGGTTCGGGTGGGCCGCCGAGCACGGCTACGACGTCATGGTCGAGATGGACGCCGACGGCTCCCACCAGCCCGAGGAGCTCCCGCGGCTGCTCGGCGCCCTGCGCGACGCCGACCTCGTCATCGGGTCGCGGTGGGTGCCGGGCGGGAAGGTCGTGAACTGGCCGCGCCGCCGCGAGGTCCTGTCGCGCGGCGCGAACGTCTACGCGCGGCTGGTACTGAGCGTGCCCGTCCACGACGCGACCGGCGGGTTCCGCGCGTTCCGCGCCGCGACCCTGGACAAGATCGGGCTGGAGGGCGTCGCGTCGCGCGGCTACTGCTTCCAGATCGACCTGGCGCTGCGGACGCTGCGGCAGGGCCTGCGCGTCGTGGAGGTCCCGATCACCTTCCACGAGCGGGTCCACGGGCAGAGCAAGATGAGCGGCGACGTCATCGTGGAAGCGGCGTGGCGGGTCGCGCGGTGGGGCGTGGAGGCCCGCGCCGAGCGCTTCCGCCGCTGA